GTGGATGGCGAAGCCGACGAGAAACAGCGCCGCCCCGACGATGAAACGGGGATCGGCGAACCAGCCGGTGCCGTACGCCGGACCGAAGAGGTTCAGCCAACGGCCGTTCAGGTAGGCGTTGCCCAGGTTGAAAAGGGCGCCGAGGGAAACGACCGCCGCCGGCATGCGCTTGCCCCCCTCGCGAAGGCCGAGGGGGAAGAGGAAGGCGCGGTAGAGGTAGTGGGTGAGCCAGAGGGCGAGGAAGGCGCAGTTGACGGGGTTCGCCGTCCGGTCACCCAGGAGGAAGAGCGCGGCGAAGATCAGCGGCGACGGCGCCTCCATCAGCATCCAGCCCAGGCGGCTGGCGATCGTCGGCCCCCAGCCCCGGCGCAGGTGGCGGCCGTAGGGGGCGGTGACGAAAAAGAGCAGGACGCAGACGGCGGCGGCCACCCCAAGCCACGCCCAGAGCAGGATGTGGTAGAACCCGCGCTCCGTCATGCGGGTTTCTCCTCGGTGATCCCCGCCCCGACGAACCAGGCGTAGGTGTCGGTCAGGGTCTCCTCCAGGGGGCGCGGCGAGTAGCCCAGCTCGCGCTCCGCCTTATCCCGGACGTAAGCCCGGTTCCCCCGCAGGGCGTGGAGCGCCTCGGTGGTGAAGAGCGGCTCGGCCCCGAAAATTTTTGCATACATCCCGACGAAGGGCGCACCCAGGCGAGCCAGCCACATGGGGGAGGTCCAGCCCGGCATCCGCGCCCCGGAAATTTTTCCCCAAAACTCCACCAGCTCGCCAACCGTGGCGTAATGCCCCGAGAGGATGTAGCGTTCCCCGGTCCGGCCCCGCTCCTCGGCGGCCAGGGCGCCCGCGGCCACGTCCCGGGCGTCCACCCAATCGAATCCCCCGGCCACCGCGGCGGGAACCCGCCCCCGTAAGAGACCCAGAAGAAAGCGACCGATCCGCGAAGGCTTGTAATCCCACGGGCCGATGACGCCCGAGGGGTGGAGGATGACCGCGTCCAGCCCGCGCTCCACACCGGCGAGAACCTCGCGCACCCCGGCGGCCTTCGAGCGGTCGTAAACCGGGTTCCGACGGTCGTCCGCCGGACCCCGCGCCTCGTCCACCG
This genomic interval from bacterium contains the following:
- a CDS encoding DUF1295 domain-containing protein, with amino-acid sequence MTERGFYHILLWAWLGVAAAVCVLLFFVTAPYGRHLRRGWGPTIASRLGWMLMEAPSPLIFAALFLLGDRTANPVNCAFLALWLTHYLYRAFLFPLGLREGGKRMPAAVVSLGALFNLGNAYLNGRWLNLFGPAYGTGWFADPRFIVGAALFLVGFAIHTRADGALIRLRSPGETDYKIPRGGLFRWVSCPNYLGELVQWGGWALATWSLARLAFFLWTAANLVPRARSNHRWYRDNFPDYPPERRALLPFLF
- a CDS encoding SDR family oxidoreductase, which codes for MSNLTVVTGAAGHVGANLVRALLEKGRRVRCIVRDDTRALDGLDVERVRGDVLEPESLRRAFAGADVVHHLAARISILGGERGRVWETNVAGVRRVVEACLACGVRRLVHFSSVHAFDQRPLDEPVDEARGPADDRRNPVYDRSKAAGVREVLAGVERGLDAVILHPSGVIGPWDYKPSRIGRFLLGLLRGRVPAAVAGGFDWVDARDVAAGALAAEERGRTGERYILSGHYATVGELVEFWGKISGARMPGWTSPMWLARLGAPFVGMYAKIFGAEPLFTTEALHALRGNRAYVRDKAERELGYSPRPLEETLTDTYAWFVGAGITEEKPA